The genomic window GCCCCCGGCCGCAGGCGGTCAGCGCCGGCCAGGCGGCCTTGACCAGTCGTCGCGGCGCCAGGACGTTGATCTCCATCATCTGACGGATCTCGTCATCCTCGGCTGCGAGGGCCGATTTGCCGGCTGAGATACCCGCCGAGGCGACGATGGCGTCGATGCGGCCGAAGGCGGCCATCGCGCCCTCGACCCAGACGGCCTCACCGGCGGGATCGGTGGCCTCGTAGGCCTGGCAGTGGACGCGGCCCGGGCCCGCTTCGGCAGCCCAATCGGGCAGGGCACCGCCGCGCAGACCGAGGGACAGGTTCCAGCCCTCGGCCAGCAGTTTCTGCCCGATCGCTGCGCCGATGCCTCGTCGCGCGCCGGAGATCAATGCGACTCTTGCGGTCATGACTTACCCTTTCGCCGCGTATTTCGGGCGCAGGCGGCTGATGTCGAAGACTTTGGCGTCGACTTTCGTCGCGCTGCCGGTGATGAGATCCGCCATCAGTTCGCCCGCGGCCGGGCCGATGCCGAAGCCGTGGCCCGAGAAGCCCGAGGCCAGATAGAAGCCAGGCACGGGGTGGAAGGGGCTGATGACCGGAATGGCGTCCGGCGTTGCATCCATCACGCCGGCCCATTCACGCAGAACCCGCGCCTTGGCGAAGGCGGGGAATTGGCGCGTGATGTTGCGCAGGGCCTTGCGGGTGAAGCCCGGATAGGGCTTGGGGTCCATCACCCGGCAATCCTCGAAGGGCGTGCGATCCTGCCCGCTCCAGCGGCGCTTCGTCATCAATTCCTGCAGGAAGATGCCGTTGAGCTGCACGCTCAACTCGCGCCAAGTGGTCAGATAGGTCGGCACGAAGTCGGCCATCAGCCTGATGTGATCAGGCGTAATCGGCGCGAGGTTCTTGTTGCGCACGGCAATGGTGAAACTTCCATCCAGCCGTTGACGGTAGGCGAAGTCGCCGGCGCCGATCGGCATGTCGGTCACGCCCGTGACATTGTCGACCTGGGCCACCGGGCCGATGACCTTGAGCTGGGGGAAGTCGAAGCCCATGTTGCCGGCGAACAGCCGTGACCAGATTCCGCCGGCCAGAACCACCGCCTGACAGCGGATCGAGCCCCGTTCAGTGACGACCGCGCTGACGGCACCGCCCGACGTCTCGACGGTGCGGACCGCGCAGCCAGTCAGGATCTTGGCGCCTTTTTCGCGGGCGTACTCCGCCATCGCGGGCACGGCGATCCAGGGCTCGGCGCGGCCGTCGCTGGCGGTGTGCAGCACGCCGAGAATATCGCCGCGGTTGCCGGGCAGCTTCTCGGCGATCTCAGCCTTGCTGAGCATCCGCGCGTCGAGATTGTGCCGCTTGCCGATCTCGGCCCATGTCAGCCAGCCCTTCAGATCG from Hyphomicrobiales bacterium includes these protein-coding regions:
- a CDS encoding FAD-binding oxidoreductase; translated protein: MSSLSIPVAPFQGDPELPQAVDVVVIGGGIIGVTTALELAERGVSVALCEKGVIAGEQSSRNWGWTRQMGRDERELPLCIRSVAMWAEINERISRDTGWRRTGISYLSYNQRDLKGWLTWAEIGKRHNLDARMLSKAEIAEKLPGNRGDILGVLHTASDGRAEPWIAVPAMAEYAREKGAKILTGCAVRTVETSGGAVSAVVTERGSIRCQAVVLAGGIWSRLFAGNMGFDFPQLKVIGPVAQVDNVTGVTDMPIGAGDFAYRQRLDGSFTIAVRNKNLAPITPDHIRLMADFVPTYLTTWRELSVQLNGIFLQELMTKRRWSGQDRTPFEDCRVMDPKPYPGFTRKALRNITRQFPAFAKARVLREWAGVMDATPDAIPVISPFHPVPGFYLASGFSGHGFGIGPAAGELMADLITGSATKVDAKVFDISRLRPKYAAKG
- a CDS encoding SDR family NAD(P)-dependent oxidoreductase is translated as MTARVALISGARRGIGAAIGQKLLAEGWNLSLGLRGGALPDWAAEAGPGRVHCQAYEATDPAGEAVWVEGAMAAFGRIDAIVASAGISAGKSALAAEDDEIRQMMEINVLAPRRLVKAAWPALTACGRGRVIILASLSGKRVKSAASGSYALSKFAAVALSHAIRQEGFDVGIRATAICPGFVATEMAFSLTAMAPEKMTQPEDLARITALLLDLPNEAVVAEFAVNCTLEPNF